A region of Lichenibacterium dinghuense DNA encodes the following proteins:
- a CDS encoding NADH-quinone oxidoreductase subunit C translates to MNDSATLSDQDLGQAVAAGFPDGAVTVVVAHDELTLLTAADNIVPLATFLRDDERCRFVNFIDLCGVDYPTRALRFDVVVHLMSPKHNRRIRVKVQTDEDTPVPSLTAVYPSANWYEREAYDLYGILFSSHPDLRRLLTDYGFEGHPLRKDFPQTGFVESWWNDAEKRVVNHPVRLTQDYRDWDFLSPWEAMDIASLPGDEKAKRFGADGEKAS, encoded by the coding sequence ATGAACGATAGCGCGACATTGTCGGACCAGGATCTCGGGCAAGCGGTTGCAGCCGGCTTCCCCGACGGCGCCGTGACGGTCGTGGTGGCGCATGACGAGCTGACGCTGCTCACGGCGGCGGACAACATCGTGCCGCTCGCGACCTTTCTGCGCGACGACGAGCGCTGCCGCTTCGTCAACTTCATCGACCTGTGCGGCGTCGACTACCCGACCCGCGCGCTGCGGTTCGACGTCGTCGTCCACCTGATGTCGCCGAAGCACAACCGCCGCATCCGCGTGAAGGTGCAGACCGACGAGGACACGCCGGTGCCCTCGCTGACGGCCGTCTACCCCTCCGCCAACTGGTACGAGCGCGAAGCCTACGACCTTTACGGCATCCTGTTCTCCAGCCACCCCGACCTGCGCCGCCTCCTCACCGACTACGGATTCGAGGGACATCCGCTGCGCAAGGACTTCCCGCAGACGGGCTTCGTCGAGTCCTGGTGGAACGACGCCGAGAAGCGCGTCGTCAACCACCCCGTCCGCTTGACCCAGGACTACCGCGACTGGGACTTCCTGTCCCCCTGGGAGGCGATGGACATCGCGTCCCTGCCCGGCGACGAGAAGGCCAAGCGCTTCGGCGCCGACGGCGAGAAAGCGTCATGA
- a CDS encoding acyltransferase family protein, with protein sequence MASILVGGSLAFAAATAVGAAAARAGFPLPPGERRIGCVDGLRGYLALAVLVHHFVVWMQVTRLGGTWSAPGVALLNNLGAGGVALFFMTTGLVFYPRILRGFRATPWPSVAVTRVFRIVPLVAVSVAVVAAVIVLRTGARPGAGDLGAALDWITARAQPPLLGDPDSGRIDAYVLWSLHFEWIFYVAVLPACALAMDAARGRAPSWAVPGALFCAALLARQIHPQDLPRYLPLFALGMLAHELQRSAAAARWLRGRLATAAAAAALVLGLTTAPDPYGLPQMALLGFFFAAVAAGNGFGGLLRTRGALALGECSYGIYLLHGIVLSLLFVEGAGLLRGIPTGWLPLVAPAAAVAVAGITPLTYLAVERPMIAAGSRLARGLTRRRVFAAPLQAEVAP encoded by the coding sequence ATGGCGTCGATCCTGGTCGGCGGGTCGCTCGCCTTCGCGGCCGCCACGGCGGTCGGCGCCGCCGCGGCGCGGGCCGGCTTCCCCCTCCCGCCCGGCGAGCGGCGGATCGGCTGCGTCGACGGCCTGCGCGGCTACCTCGCCCTGGCGGTGCTGGTCCACCACTTCGTCGTCTGGATGCAGGTCACGCGGCTCGGCGGCACGTGGTCCGCGCCCGGCGTCGCGCTGCTGAACAACCTCGGGGCCGGCGGCGTCGCCCTGTTCTTCATGACCACGGGGCTGGTGTTCTACCCGCGCATCCTCCGCGGCTTCCGGGCGACGCCGTGGCCCTCGGTCGCCGTGACGCGGGTGTTCAGGATCGTCCCCCTCGTCGCGGTGTCGGTGGCGGTCGTCGCGGCCGTGATCGTTCTGAGGACGGGGGCCCGCCCCGGGGCCGGCGATCTCGGCGCCGCGCTCGACTGGATCACGGCGCGCGCGCAGCCGCCCCTGCTGGGCGACCCCGACAGCGGCCGGATCGACGCCTACGTGCTGTGGTCGCTGCATTTCGAGTGGATCTTCTATGTGGCGGTGCTCCCGGCCTGCGCGCTCGCGATGGACGCCGCGCGCGGGCGGGCGCCGAGCTGGGCCGTGCCGGGCGCGCTGTTCTGCGCCGCCCTCCTGGCCCGGCAGATCCATCCGCAGGACCTGCCGCGCTACCTGCCCCTCTTCGCCCTCGGCATGCTGGCCCACGAACTGCAGCGCTCGGCGGCGGCCGCCCGGTGGCTGCGCGGGCGGCTCGCCACGGCCGCCGCCGCGGCCGCGCTGGTGCTCGGCCTGACCACCGCGCCCGACCCCTACGGCCTGCCGCAGATGGCGCTGCTCGGATTCTTCTTCGCCGCCGTCGCGGCCGGCAACGGCTTCGGGGGCCTGCTGCGGACGCGGGGCGCGCTGGCGCTCGGCGAATGCTCCTACGGCATCTACCTCCTGCACGGCATCGTGCTCAGCCTGCTGTTCGTCGAGGGGGCCGGCCTGCTGCGCGGCATCCCGACCGGCTGGCTGCCCCTCGTCGCGCCCGCCGCCGCGGTGGCCGTGGCCGGGATCACGCCCCTCACCTACCTCGCCGTCGAGCGGCCGATGATCGCCGCCGGGAGCCGCCTCGCCCGAGGTCTGACCCGGCGCAGGGTCTTCGCCGCGCCGCTCCAGGCCGAAGTCGCGCCCTGA
- a CDS encoding acyl carrier protein yields MNERIRTILGRVGRLPVPVKGLGDDSDLHAAGLTSFGTVEVMLSIEDEFGIEFPEEMITRARFSSIAAIGEAIRTIAAR; encoded by the coding sequence ATGAACGAGCGCATCCGCACCATCCTCGGCCGCGTCGGCCGGCTGCCCGTGCCGGTGAAGGGGCTCGGCGACGACAGCGACCTCCACGCGGCCGGGCTGACCTCGTTCGGCACCGTCGAGGTGATGCTGTCGATCGAGGACGAGTTCGGGATCGAGTTCCCCGAGGAGATGATCACGCGGGCGCGGTTCAGCTCCATCGCGGCGATCGGCGAGGCGATCCGGACGATCGCGGCCCGCTGA
- a CDS encoding WecB/TagA/CpsF family glycosyltransferase: MSETPGNPGQARLSVGPVEVAYLRRDEALEAVGRAFRDRAPVRIAFCNANTMLHALSRPRFAETLAGFLVLNDGLGMNLCSRLFTGRPFRDNLNGTDFTPEVLRADGPDLRIFLLGGAPGTAEAAAARLAVQFPRHRIVGTRDGFFGDEEAEAVAEAVARAEPDLLLVGMGNPRQEEFIAAAAPRLSVPVVMAVGAFLDFTAGNVVRAPAVVRAVRAEWLFRLAQEPRRLGRRYTVDVVAFLWCIALLRLKAGPALRRA, encoded by the coding sequence GTGAGCGAAACTCCGGGCAATCCTGGCCAGGCCAGGCTCAGCGTCGGCCCCGTGGAGGTCGCGTATCTCCGGCGTGACGAGGCCCTCGAGGCCGTCGGCCGCGCGTTCAGGGACCGCGCCCCGGTCCGGATCGCCTTCTGCAACGCCAACACGATGCTGCACGCCCTCAGCCGGCCCCGCTTCGCCGAAACGCTCGCGGGTTTCCTCGTGCTCAACGACGGCCTCGGCATGAACCTGTGTTCCCGCCTGTTCACCGGGCGGCCGTTCCGCGACAACCTCAACGGCACCGACTTCACCCCCGAGGTCCTGCGGGCGGACGGCCCGGACCTCCGGATCTTCCTGCTCGGCGGGGCGCCCGGCACGGCGGAGGCCGCGGCGGCGCGGCTGGCGGTGCAGTTCCCCCGCCACCGGATCGTCGGCACGCGCGACGGCTTCTTCGGCGACGAGGAGGCCGAAGCCGTGGCGGAGGCGGTCGCGCGGGCGGAGCCGGACCTGCTGCTCGTCGGCATGGGCAACCCGCGGCAGGAGGAGTTCATCGCCGCCGCCGCCCCGCGGCTGTCCGTCCCCGTCGTCATGGCGGTCGGCGCGTTCCTGGACTTCACGGCCGGCAACGTGGTGCGCGCCCCCGCGGTCGTGCGGGCCGTGAGGGCGGAATGGCTGTTCCGCCTCGCGCAGGAGCCCCGGCGCCTCGGCCGCCGCTACACCGTGGACGTGGTCGCCTTCCTGTGGTGCATCGCCCTGCTGCGGCTGAAGGCCGGCCCGGCCCTGAGGCGGGCGTGA
- a CDS encoding glycosyltransferase: MDKISIAMATFNGARYIGEQLRSLADQTLLPAELVVTDDGSTDNTVEIVSAFAATAPFPVRVHVNPQRLGYGANFMGCAARCEGDLIAFCDQDDIWSPDKLAACAALFTPEVRLVYHNADVFEGDRVLRPLYPPSQRASRRPFGLSPWFVAYGFTIVFRRELLALGRVWEGALGYDEDQRLAHDQWISLVGNICGPVPYVGRPLARYRLHDSNVTLRHRSVLDDLRANIGQSRTRAERAAAVLGSVDALIRAELRSGRAPAALAPPLAAAAAELAETGSWMRRRAALYGRTGLVRNASTVARLLTAGAYGARRTGGLGGKVFLKDLVVGCLAGLLLPTGG; this comes from the coding sequence GTGGACAAGATCTCCATCGCGATGGCGACCTTCAACGGTGCCCGCTACATCGGCGAGCAGCTGCGCAGCCTCGCCGACCAGACCCTGCTGCCCGCCGAGCTGGTCGTGACCGACGACGGGTCGACCGACAACACGGTGGAGATCGTGTCGGCCTTCGCCGCGACGGCCCCGTTCCCGGTCCGCGTCCACGTCAACCCGCAGCGCCTCGGCTACGGCGCGAACTTCATGGGCTGCGCGGCCCGGTGCGAGGGCGACCTCATCGCGTTCTGCGACCAGGACGACATCTGGAGCCCCGACAAGCTCGCGGCCTGCGCGGCGCTGTTCACACCCGAGGTCCGGCTCGTCTACCACAACGCCGACGTGTTCGAGGGGGACCGCGTGCTCCGGCCGCTCTACCCGCCCTCGCAGCGCGCCTCCCGCCGGCCGTTCGGGCTGTCTCCCTGGTTCGTGGCATACGGCTTCACGATCGTGTTCCGGCGCGAGCTGCTCGCCCTCGGGCGCGTGTGGGAGGGGGCGCTCGGCTACGACGAGGACCAGAGGCTCGCGCATGACCAGTGGATCTCGCTCGTCGGCAACATCTGCGGCCCCGTGCCCTACGTGGGCCGGCCGCTGGCGCGCTACCGCCTGCACGACAGCAACGTCACGCTGCGGCACAGGAGCGTGCTCGACGACCTGCGCGCCAACATCGGGCAGTCGCGAACGCGGGCCGAGAGGGCGGCCGCCGTCCTGGGGAGCGTCGACGCCCTGATCCGGGCCGAGCTGCGGAGCGGCCGGGCACCGGCCGCCCTGGCGCCGCCCCTCGCCGCCGCCGCGGCGGAGCTCGCCGAGACGGGCTCCTGGATGCGCAGGCGCGCGGCGCTCTACGGGCGCACCGGCCTCGTTCGCAACGCGTCCACCGTGGCGCGGCTCCTGACGGCGGGCGCCTACGGGGCGCGCCGCACCGGCGGGCTCGGTGGCAAGGTCTTCCTGAAGGACCTCGTCGTCGGCTGCCTCGCCGGGCTGCTCCTCCCGACGGGGGGCTGA
- a CDS encoding NADH-quinone oxidoreductase subunit A → MPGLLDQYLPLVIFIAVSAVIAGALLVVPFIVAFQAPDPEKLSAYECGFNAFDDARMKFDVRFYLVALLFIIFDLEVAFLFPWAVAFHEVGVFGFWSMMVFLGVLTIGFIYEWNKGALEWD, encoded by the coding sequence ATGCCGGGGCTTCTCGACCAATACCTGCCGCTGGTGATCTTCATCGCGGTGTCGGCGGTGATCGCGGGCGCGCTGCTCGTCGTCCCCTTCATCGTCGCGTTCCAGGCGCCCGACCCCGAGAAGCTCTCGGCCTACGAGTGCGGCTTCAACGCCTTCGACGACGCCCGCATGAAGTTCGACGTGCGCTTCTACCTGGTCGCGCTGCTGTTCATCATCTTCGACCTCGAAGTGGCCTTCCTGTTCCCCTGGGCGGTGGCGTTCCACGAGGTCGGCGTGTTCGGCTTCTGGTCGATGATGGTCTTCCTCGGCGTGCTGACGATCGGCTTCATCTACGAATGGAACAAGGGCGCCCTCGAATGGGACTGA
- a CDS encoding NuoB/complex I 20 kDa subunit family protein, whose product MGLILDTKPGSDRDLAKQNLDAGAPATGGTLVTARPPEGGTPLIDPRTGRAIQSDDGFIAGMSDQLADKGFILTSTDDVINWARTGSLMWMTFGLACCAVEMMQFSMPRYDSERFGFAPRASPRQSDVMIVAGTLTNKMAPALRKVYDQMPEPRYVISMGSCANGGGYYHYSYSVVRGCDRIIPVDIYVPGCPPTAEALLYGFLMLQRKIRRTGTIER is encoded by the coding sequence ATGGGACTGATCCTCGACACCAAGCCGGGTTCCGATCGGGATCTGGCCAAGCAGAACCTGGACGCCGGCGCGCCCGCCACCGGCGGCACGCTGGTCACCGCCCGCCCGCCCGAGGGCGGGACGCCCCTCATCGATCCGCGCACGGGCCGCGCCATCCAGAGCGACGACGGCTTCATCGCCGGCATGAGCGACCAGCTCGCCGACAAGGGCTTCATCCTCACCTCGACCGACGACGTCATCAACTGGGCCCGCACGGGCTCGCTGATGTGGATGACCTTCGGCCTCGCCTGCTGCGCGGTCGAGATGATGCAGTTCTCCATGCCGCGCTACGATTCCGAGCGGTTCGGATTCGCCCCGCGCGCCAGCCCGCGCCAGTCCGACGTGATGATCGTCGCCGGCACGCTGACCAACAAGATGGCCCCCGCGCTGCGCAAGGTCTACGACCAGATGCCGGAGCCGCGCTACGTCATCTCCATGGGGTCCTGCGCCAACGGCGGCGGCTACTACCACTATTCCTATTCGGTGGTGCGCGGCTGCGACCGCATCATCCCGGTCGACATCTACGTGCCGGGCTGCCCGCCCACGGCCGAGGCGCTCCTCTACGGCTTCCTGATGCTGCAGCGCAAGATCCGCCGCACCGGCACGATCGAGCGCTGA
- a CDS encoding HPP family protein, translating to MRPDFSAWRPHTTPVSLRERLRSAAGALVGILVTGTVCHLAVGDRAALPALIAPMGASAVLLFAVPSSPLAQPWSILGGNAVAALVGVALAALVPQPFVAAAAAVALAVGLMMTLRCVHPPSGAVALTAVLGGPAIRDLGFGFVLWPVAANSVLLLAVALAFNNLAGRSYPHRPIAAAAERDAAPSRSGSGFEAADIDAVLVEHDQLLDIDRRDLEAILRQAEIRSYRRRAGLATCASVMRRDAVAVSPGAPIGDALGLMRMRGAEALPVTDERARVLGLVTQADMLDKPAWDRAGPRLGLARRLSLTLGRGRAPHGSVEDIMTAPVASLSPEAPLADAVRLMARTGLHHLPVVGPEGRLMGLVAQSDLLVALLAEASGPRPAAPPGAA from the coding sequence ATGCGCCCCGATTTCTCCGCCTGGAGGCCCCACACGACCCCGGTGAGCCTGCGCGAGCGCCTCCGCTCGGCCGCCGGCGCGCTGGTCGGGATCCTCGTCACCGGGACGGTGTGCCACCTCGCCGTGGGCGACCGCGCGGCCCTGCCGGCCCTGATCGCCCCGATGGGCGCCTCCGCGGTGCTGCTCTTCGCCGTGCCGTCGAGCCCGCTGGCGCAGCCCTGGTCGATCCTCGGCGGCAACGCCGTGGCGGCCCTCGTCGGCGTCGCGCTGGCGGCGCTGGTCCCGCAGCCCTTCGTGGCGGCCGCCGCGGCGGTCGCCCTGGCGGTCGGGCTGATGATGACCCTGCGCTGCGTCCACCCCCCGAGCGGCGCCGTCGCGCTCACCGCCGTGCTGGGCGGCCCGGCCATCCGCGATCTCGGCTTCGGCTTCGTGCTGTGGCCGGTGGCGGCCAACAGCGTGCTGCTGCTCGCCGTGGCGCTCGCCTTCAACAATCTCGCCGGCCGCTCCTATCCGCACCGTCCGATCGCGGCCGCGGCGGAGCGCGACGCGGCGCCGTCGCGGTCCGGCTCCGGCTTCGAGGCCGCCGACATCGACGCCGTGCTGGTCGAGCACGACCAATTGCTCGACATCGACCGCCGCGACCTCGAAGCCATCCTGCGCCAGGCCGAGATCCGCTCCTACCGGCGCCGCGCCGGGCTCGCCACCTGCGCGAGCGTCATGCGGCGCGACGCGGTTGCGGTGTCGCCCGGCGCCCCCATCGGCGACGCGCTGGGCCTCATGCGGATGCGGGGCGCCGAGGCGCTGCCCGTGACGGACGAGCGGGCCCGCGTGCTCGGCCTCGTCACGCAGGCCGACATGCTCGACAAGCCGGCCTGGGACCGCGCCGGCCCGCGGCTCGGCCTCGCCCGGCGCCTGAGCCTGACGCTCGGGCGGGGCCGCGCGCCGCACGGCAGCGTCGAGGACATCATGACGGCGCCGGTGGCGTCGCTCTCCCCCGAGGCGCCTCTCGCCGACGCCGTGCGGCTGATGGCGCGCACGGGCCTGCACCACCTGCCGGTGGTGGGCCCCGAGGGCCGGCTGATGGGCCTCGTCGCGCAGTCCGACCTGCTCGTCGCCCTGCTGGCGGAGGCGTCCGGGCCGAGGCCCGCGGCGCCGCCGGGCGCGGCGTGA
- a CDS encoding GumC family protein, producing MESRAVDRDIGQGSAAPDGLLHLLGLARRRMRLIAGSAACCTALAAAYVLLQTPVYRATADLLVAPQALQVVGRDIVRTDSSASLDFANVDSQSLVMLSTPVLRRVADELNLAADPVFQPHPGLLARVFGPGPAPGPGQRETAVLEQLKASVVIHRVENALVFQITASDPRASRAAEIANALAAAYLRVTAEERVEAVKRAGSSIIAQVAGLREQLDAADAAVERYRGTNGLVKSSSDGLVVTQQLKELYTQIDAAAAEVSRLAARKEHVTKLGPEALLADVVPDALNSPTLVTLRAQYAALAREAASQARTLLPQHPRMVELNAELAEAQRQLRAELARIRSSVSDSAAQANTNLANLQARAGELTRSKNDSSEAETKLRQLESEAQAIRAVFDASLARARELEQQGKIQTSNSRLLSEATPPFRPTKPPLPIVLAAAALFGACLGLGLGYLLDRLPPRRRRGRGSKRMTPRDAGRLLGLPATVLPRSGRFGDAEAGGASSALAPVVARLRSSLRGRLPALVAVVAARGASGLQATADPLGQALADLGEEVLLCEGGDLANGLAVRRLAGAGAGAAAEAGGEFIITAVDLDRVRTAALDAARSADAVVLVADLATSDAESLLLAAQTVDPSRRRIVALLVVAAPAPQRPRLASLVEAAA from the coding sequence GTGGAAAGCAGGGCGGTGGACCGGGACATCGGGCAGGGCTCGGCGGCGCCGGACGGCTTGCTGCACCTGCTCGGCCTCGCCCGCCGCCGGATGCGGCTCATCGCCGGCTCGGCCGCCTGCTGCACGGCGCTGGCCGCGGCCTACGTGCTCCTGCAGACGCCGGTCTACCGCGCCACGGCCGACCTGCTGGTCGCCCCGCAGGCGCTGCAGGTGGTGGGCCGCGACATCGTCCGCACGGACAGCTCCGCCTCGCTCGACTTCGCCAACGTCGACAGCCAGTCGCTCGTGATGCTGTCGACCCCCGTGCTGCGCCGGGTCGCCGACGAGCTGAACCTCGCGGCCGACCCCGTCTTCCAGCCCCATCCGGGGCTGCTGGCCCGCGTCTTCGGGCCGGGGCCCGCGCCCGGACCGGGGCAGCGGGAGACCGCGGTGCTCGAACAGCTCAAGGCGAGCGTCGTGATCCACCGCGTCGAGAACGCGCTCGTGTTCCAGATCACGGCCTCGGACCCGCGCGCGTCCCGCGCGGCCGAGATCGCCAACGCGCTCGCGGCCGCCTACCTGCGCGTGACCGCCGAGGAGCGCGTCGAAGCCGTCAAGCGCGCCGGTTCCTCCATCATCGCGCAGGTCGCGGGGCTGCGCGAGCAGCTCGACGCCGCCGACGCCGCGGTGGAGCGCTACCGCGGCACCAACGGCCTCGTGAAGAGCAGCTCGGACGGCCTCGTCGTCACGCAGCAGCTCAAGGAGCTGTACACGCAGATCGACGCCGCCGCGGCCGAGGTGTCGCGGCTGGCCGCCAGGAAGGAGCACGTGACGAAGCTCGGGCCCGAGGCGCTGCTGGCCGACGTCGTGCCGGACGCGCTGAACTCGCCGACGCTCGTCACGCTGCGGGCGCAATACGCCGCCCTCGCGCGGGAGGCCGCCAGCCAGGCGCGCACGCTGCTGCCGCAGCACCCGCGCATGGTGGAACTCAACGCCGAGCTCGCGGAGGCGCAGAGGCAGCTCCGCGCCGAGCTCGCCCGCATCCGCTCGTCCGTGTCGGACAGCGCCGCCCAGGCCAACACCAACCTCGCGAACCTGCAGGCCAGGGCCGGTGAGCTCACGCGCAGCAAGAACGACAGCAGCGAGGCCGAGACGAAGCTCCGCCAGCTCGAAAGCGAGGCGCAGGCGATCCGCGCCGTGTTCGACGCCTCGCTGGCCCGCGCGCGCGAGCTCGAACAGCAGGGCAAGATCCAGACGAGCAACTCCCGCCTCCTGTCCGAGGCGACGCCGCCGTTCCGCCCGACGAAGCCGCCGCTGCCGATCGTGCTGGCCGCGGCCGCGCTGTTCGGCGCCTGCCTGGGCCTCGGGCTCGGCTATCTGCTGGACCGGCTGCCGCCGCGGCGGAGGCGGGGGCGGGGCTCGAAGCGGATGACGCCGCGCGACGCCGGGCGCCTGCTGGGCCTACCCGCGACCGTGCTGCCGCGGTCCGGCCGCTTCGGGGACGCGGAGGCGGGAGGCGCCTCCTCGGCGCTCGCCCCGGTGGTCGCGCGGCTCCGGTCGTCGCTGCGCGGGCGCCTGCCGGCGCTCGTGGCCGTGGTGGCGGCCCGCGGGGCGTCCGGCCTGCAGGCCACGGCCGACCCGCTCGGCCAGGCCCTGGCCGACCTCGGCGAGGAGGTGCTGCTGTGCGAGGGGGGCGACCTCGCGAACGGGCTGGCGGTGCGGCGCCTCGCCGGGGCCGGCGCGGGCGCCGCGGCCGAGGCGGGCGGGGAGTTTATCATCACCGCGGTCGACCTCGACCGCGTCCGCACCGCCGCCCTCGACGCCGCCCGCTCGGCCGACGCGGTTGTGCTCGTCGCCGACCTCGCCACCTCCGACGCCGAATCGCTGCTGCTCGCGGCGCAGACGGTGGACCCGTCGCGCCGCCGCATCGTCGCCCTGCTGGTGGTCGCCGCGCCCGCGCCGCAGCGCCCGCGGTTGGCGTCGCTCGTCGAGGCGGCGGCTTGA
- a CDS encoding thioesterase domain-containing protein: MFAAAAAESPLPAAAPHPCPAPDAGGGRDAFLIPSVFGDEPQLRDLRARLRGVLRFDMLALPDAGARGALLTDMAATGRMIAHEIERRRPTGPVALVGYSFGASMALEVAAQLAEAGRRVSFLAVLDGPFEPPTVAPRPGPSASVLAAPRRLLKTVAVDAVGSMNTVRRLVAKAATPDAEPGDRAEAMRRAMLWHLRNKALKGWSPRGCPALGLRVTTGDYGTANAARWAELCPNLHVVAVEAVHEHLLKDDALDAVSYALIAAVRRSEAAFD, translated from the coding sequence ATGTTTGCCGCCGCCGCCGCCGAATCGCCGCTCCCCGCCGCCGCGCCGCACCCCTGCCCGGCGCCGGACGCGGGCGGAGGGCGGGACGCCTTCCTGATCCCGAGCGTGTTCGGCGACGAGCCGCAGCTGCGCGACCTCCGCGCGCGGCTGCGCGGCGTGCTGCGCTTCGACATGCTCGCCCTGCCGGACGCCGGCGCGCGCGGCGCCCTGCTCACCGACATGGCGGCGACCGGGCGCATGATCGCCCACGAGATCGAGCGGCGGCGGCCGACGGGACCCGTGGCCCTGGTGGGCTACAGCTTCGGCGCCAGCATGGCGCTCGAAGTCGCGGCCCAGCTCGCCGAGGCCGGCCGCCGCGTGTCCTTCCTCGCGGTGCTCGACGGACCCTTCGAGCCGCCGACCGTGGCGCCGCGTCCGGGCCCGTCCGCCTCCGTGCTGGCCGCGCCGCGGCGCCTGCTGAAGACCGTCGCGGTCGACGCGGTGGGATCGATGAACACCGTGCGGCGCCTCGTCGCAAAGGCGGCGACGCCCGACGCGGAGCCAGGCGACCGCGCGGAGGCGATGCGGCGCGCCATGCTCTGGCATCTGCGCAACAAGGCCCTGAAGGGGTGGAGCCCGCGCGGCTGCCCCGCGCTGGGCCTCCGGGTCACGACCGGCGACTACGGCACCGCCAACGCCGCGCGCTGGGCCGAGCTCTGCCCCAACCTGCACGTCGTGGCGGTCGAGGCCGTCCACGAGCACCTGCTCAAGGACGACGCGCTCGACGCCGTCTCGTACGCGCTGATCGCGGCGGTGCGGCGGTCCGAGGCGGCGTTCGATTGA
- a CDS encoding oligosaccharide flippase family protein gives MAEPARPEVNRRTVGRGALWSLAGIGVGQGVALLTFLVTARYVSKESFGVMALSLGIAEFLKRTGIESFANAVASRVDAAADDYDACFALTLASTALMVGASLLGAEALSLAGGSAPFVDALRLAAALALSNGLWRTHEAWLARHMHFRTLAIRSIAAAAVGGAVGVAMAVRGFELWSLVGQQLATNGLSLVLLWTTTPWRPRLRVPGPALRRGLDDARHLALSALGTFFSTETDIIVASSILGVVAAGVYNAAKRLTLALHLLLTSSIQSVTLSTFANIADAEARRRAALRAMAVVAAVTMPAALGTAALARPVVEVLLGDRWLSSAPVLSALAVSIGTVSMMQFNTTIFMVGRRLPEVTRYAMLSSVLNVAVLPAAAFGGAAALACGASAVQLVVYPLATRSALRIAGIGAGPCAEAIGKPLLAAAVMALVLAAVEATGTVHGIVALAVLVPAGAAVYAALLACLSPELVRELAGLAASVLRRRRVALG, from the coding sequence ATGGCTGAGCCGGCGCGCCCCGAGGTCAACAGGAGGACGGTCGGCCGCGGCGCGCTCTGGTCGCTGGCCGGCATCGGCGTCGGCCAGGGCGTCGCCCTGCTGACCTTCCTGGTCACGGCCCGCTACGTGTCCAAGGAAAGCTTCGGCGTCATGGCGCTGAGCCTCGGCATCGCGGAGTTCCTGAAGCGGACCGGGATCGAGTCCTTCGCCAACGCGGTGGCGAGCCGCGTCGACGCCGCGGCGGACGACTACGACGCCTGCTTCGCCCTGACCCTGGCCTCAACGGCGCTCATGGTCGGCGCGTCCCTGCTCGGGGCGGAAGCCCTGTCGCTCGCCGGCGGCTCCGCCCCCTTCGTCGACGCGCTCCGCCTCGCGGCCGCGCTGGCCCTCTCCAACGGCCTGTGGCGCACGCACGAGGCCTGGCTCGCGCGGCACATGCACTTCCGGACGCTGGCGATCCGCTCGATCGCCGCGGCGGCGGTGGGCGGCGCCGTGGGGGTCGCCATGGCGGTCCGCGGCTTCGAGCTTTGGAGCCTCGTCGGCCAGCAGCTCGCCACCAACGGGCTGTCGCTGGTGCTGCTCTGGACCACCACGCCCTGGCGCCCGCGGCTGCGCGTCCCCGGCCCGGCGCTCCGCCGCGGCCTCGACGACGCCCGCCACCTCGCGCTCTCCGCGCTCGGCACCTTCTTCTCGACCGAAACCGACATCATCGTCGCGTCCTCGATCCTCGGCGTCGTCGCGGCGGGCGTCTACAACGCCGCGAAGCGGCTGACGCTGGCCCTGCACCTCCTCCTGACGAGCTCGATCCAGAGCGTCACCCTGTCGACCTTCGCCAACATCGCCGACGCCGAGGCCCGGCGCCGCGCCGCGCTGCGCGCCATGGCGGTCGTGGCGGCCGTGACCATGCCGGCCGCGCTCGGCACGGCGGCGCTCGCCCGGCCGGTCGTCGAGGTCCTGCTCGGGGACCGCTGGCTCAGCTCCGCGCCGGTGCTGTCGGCGCTCGCCGTCTCGATCGGCACCGTGTCGATGATGCAGTTCAACACGACGATCTTCATGGTCGGCCGGCGCCTGCCGGAGGTGACGCGCTACGCCATGCTGTCCTCGGTGCTGAACGTCGCCGTGCTGCCGGCGGCGGCCTTCGGCGGCGCGGCCGCCCTCGCCTGCGGGGCCTCGGCGGTGCAGCTCGTCGTCTACCCGCTCGCCACCCGCTCCGCGCTCCGCATCGCCGGCATCGGCGCGGGCCCCTGCGCCGAGGCGATCGGCAAGCCGCTGCTCGCCGCGGCCGTCATGGCGCTGGTCCTCGCCGCCGTCGAGGCCACCGGGACGGTCCACGGCATCGTGGCCCTGGCGGTGCTGGTCCCGGCGGGGGCGGCCGTCTACGCGGCCCTGCTCGCCTGCCTCAGCCCCGAGCTGGTCCGCGAGCTCGCCGGCCTCGCGGCCTCCGTGCTGCGCCGGCGCCGCGTGGCGCTCGGCTGA